Below is a window of Planctomycetes bacterium MalM25 DNA.
GCTCAACATCGCCAACCTCGCGGGCGTTCCCTCGATCGTCTACGGCATCCTCGGGCTCGGGCTCTTCGTGCGGGCGATGTCGCTCGACCGGAGCGTCATCGCCGGGGCGCTGACGCTCACGCTCGTCGTGCTGCCGATCGTCATCCTCTCGACCCAAGAGGCGCTCCGCGCCGTGCCCGGCACGATCCGCAGCGCCTCCTACGCGCTCGGGGCCACGCGGTGGCAAACCGTCTGGAATCAGGTCCTGCCGGCGGCGATGCCGGGGGTCATGACGGGCGTCATCCTGGCGATCTCCCGCGCCCTGGGAGAAGCGGCCCCGCTGGTCGCCGTCGGCGCGGCGGCGTACGTCGCCTTCCTGCCGCAATCGCTCTCCGATGAATTCTCGGCGTTGCCGCTGCAGATCTTCAACTGGGCCGAACGCCCGCAGGAGGAATTCCACGGGCTCGCCTCCGCGGCGATCGTGGTCCTGCTGGCGGTGCTGATCCTGATGAACGCCGGGGCGGTCTTCGTCCGGGCCAAGTACGGCCGACGCATCAAGTGGTGAACGCCGCGTCGAGGAAACCTTGACCATGTCCGAATCCAACACGCTGACCATGAGCGAAGCCGACACGCAGATCGAGTCGGGACCGCAGCCGACGCTCCGCGCGCCGACGGTCGATCCCTCGCGCCCCGCTCGCTCGGCCGACGAGCTCGCTGGCGCCGCGCCCAAGATCAACGTCTCGAACGTCGATTTCTTCTACGGCCCCAAGCAGGCCCTGCACGGGATCGACCTGGTGGTGCCCGAGCGGTGCGTGACCGCGTTCATCGGCCCCTCGGGCTGTGGCAAGAGCACGCTCCTGCGGTGTATGAACCGCATGAACGACATGATTGACGACTCGAAGGTGCGGGGCACGATCACCCTCGACGGCGAGGACATTTA
It encodes the following:
- the pstA gene encoding Phosphate transport system permease protein PstA, whose amino-acid sequence is MNQVPRGEGSLEANRTYFGSRLFGWLCTAATLVCVLALIGLLVTVLVNGIPWLSWTLVSSYPSRDPEKAGVLSALVGSLWLIGLTAIISIPTGVGAALYLEEYSANTWWKKLIQLNIANLAGVPSIVYGILGLGLFVRAMSLDRSVIAGALTLTLVVLPIVILSTQEALRAVPGTIRSASYALGATRWQTVWNQVLPAAMPGVMTGVILAISRALGEAAPLVAVGAAAYVAFLPQSLSDEFSALPLQIFNWAERPQEEFHGLASAAIVVLLAVLILMNAGAVFVRAKYGRRIKW